In Raphanus sativus cultivar WK10039 chromosome 5, ASM80110v3, whole genome shotgun sequence, the following proteins share a genomic window:
- the LOC108863012 gene encoding phospholipase D zeta 1: MASEQLMSPASGGGGGGGGRYFQMQPEQIPSMVSSLFSFAPAPTQEANRIFEELPKAVIVSVSRPDASDISPVLLSYTIECQYKQFKWQLVKKASQVFYLHFALKKRAFIEEIHEKQEQVKEWLQNLGIGDHAPIVQDEDGDEVHLHQDESAKNRDVPSSAALPVIRPLGRQQSISVRGKHAMQEYLNHFLGNLDIVNSREVCRFLEVSMLSFSPEYGPKLKEDYIMVKHLPKISKSDDSSRCCGCCWFCCCNDNWQKVWGVLKPGFLALLEDPFDAKLLDIIVFDVLPVSNGNDGPDVSLAVELKDHNPLRHAFKVTSGNRSIRIRAKSSAKVKDWVASINDAALRPPEGWCHPHRFGSFAPPRGLTDDGSQAQWFVDGGAAFAAMAAAIENAKSEIFICGWWVCPELYLRRPFESHMSSRLDNLLENKAKQGVQIYILIYKEVALALKINSVYSKRRLLSIHENVRVLRYPDHFSSGVYLWSHHEKLVIVDHQVCFIGGLDLCFGRYDTFEHKVGDDPSVTWPGKDYYNPRESEPNTWEDALKDELDRRKYPRMPWHDVHCALWGPPCRDVARHFVQRWNYAKRNKAPYEDSIPLLMPQHHMVIPHYMGRIEESDTECKNDEDSIKGIRRDDSFSSGSSLQDIPLLLPQEPVDEDGSSGGHKANGTNSRNGPFSFRKSKIEPVVGDTPMRGFVDDRNVLHRPVAKRGSSSIDSEWWETQERGYQVGSPDETGQVGPRTSCRCQIIRSVSQWSAGTSQVEESIHSAYRSLIDKAEHFIYIENQFFISGLSGDDTIKNRVLEALYKRILRAHNEKKSFRVVVVIPLLPGFQGGIDDSGAASVRAIMHWQYRTMYRGQNSILNNLYKTVGPKANDYISFYGLRAYGKLSEDGPVATSQVYVHSKIMIIDDRAALIGSANINDRSLLGSRDSEIGVLIEDKELVDSRMAGKPWKAGKFSLSLRLSLWSEHLGLRSGEIDQIIDPVSDSTYKEIWMATAKTNTMIYQDVFSCVPNDLIHSRMAFRQSISYWKEKLGHTTIDLGIAPEKLESYHNGDIKRSDPMDRLKSIKGHLVSFPLDFMCKEDLRPFFNESEYYASAQVFH, from the exons atggcGTCTGAGCAGTTGATGTCTCCCGccagcggcggcggcggcggaggcggAGGACGGTACTTTCAGATGCAGCCGGAGCAGATTCCTTCGATGGTGTCGTCGCTCTTCTCCTTCGCGCCGGCTCCAACGCAGGAGGCGAATCGCATATTCGAAGAGTTACCCAAAGCTGTGATCGTGTCCGTGTCTCGACCTGACGCCAGCGATATCAGCCCCGTGCTCTTGTCTTATACAATTGAGTGCCAATACAAGCAG TTCAAGTGGCAGCTTGTGAAGAAAGCATCTCAAGtattttatttgcattttgcaTTGAAGAAACGTGCTTTTATCGAAGAAATTCACGAGAAGCAAGAACAG GTTAAAGAGTGGCTTCAAAATCTAGGAATAGGGGACCATGCACCCATTGTGCAAGATGAAGATGGTGATGAAGTCCATTTACATCAAGATGAGAGTGCCAAAAATAG agaTGTTCCTTCAAGTGCTGCTTTGCCAGTCATTCGCCCTTTGGGAAGACAGCAGTCCATATCAGTTAGAGGAAAGCATGCAATGCAAGAATACCTGAATCATTTTCTAGGCAATCTTGATATTGTCAATTCACGAGag GTTTGCAGGTTTTTGGAGGTCTCCATGTTGTCATTTTCACCAGAGTATGGACCCAAACTGAAAGAAGACTATATTATGGTAAAACATTTACCGAAGATTTCAAAGAGTGATGATTCTAGTAGATGTTGTGGATGCTGCTGGTTCTGTTGCTGCAATGATAACTGGCAAAAG GTGTGGGGGGTACTAAAGCCAGGTTTTCTTGCCTTATTGGAAGATCCATTCGATGCAAAGCTATTggatataattgtttttgatgtCCTACCAGTTTCTAACGGAAATGATGGTCCTGATGTATCACTAGCAGTAGAGCTGAAGGATCATAATCCGCTGCGACATGCATTTAAG GTAACATCTGGAAACCGGAGTATAAGAATAAGGGCGAAGAGTAGTGCAAAAGTTAAGGATTGGGTGGCTTCGATTAACGATGCTGCTCTTAGACCTCCTGAGGGTTGGTGCCACCCTCATCGCTTTGGCTCATTTGCTCCCCCGAGGGGTTTAACAGATGACGGAAGTCAGGCCCAGTGGTTCGTGGATGGTGGAGCAGCTTTTGCAGCCATGGCTGCAGCCATTGAAAATGCTAAATCTGAG ATTTTCATTTGTGGCTGGTGGGTGTGCCCAGAACTCTATCTTAGGCGCCCTTTTGAGTCTCATATGTCTTCCAGACTTGATAACTTGTTGGAGAACAAAGCTAAGCAAGGAGTTCAG ATATACATCCTTATATACAAGGAGGTTGCTCTTGCTTTAAAGATCAACAGTGTATATAGCAAACGCAGGCTTCTTAGCATTCATGAGAATGTGAGGGTACTTCGTTATCCTGACCACTTCTCTAGTGGTGTCTATCTCTG GTCTCACCATGAAAAACTCGTCATCGTCGATCATCAGGTTTGCTTCATTGGAGGGTTGGACTTGTGTTTTGGCCGGTACGACACGTTTGAACATAAAGTAGGAGATGACCCTTCTGTGACATGGCCTGGAAAGGACTATTACAACCCCAG AGAATCTGAACCAAACACTTGGGAGGATGCTTTGAAAGATGAGTTAGACCGGAGAAAATATCCACGGATGCCTTGGCATGATGTGCATTGTGCTTTATGGGGTCCACCTTGCCGTGATGTGGCTAGGCACTTTGTCCAACGCTGGAACTATGCTAAG AGAAACAAAGCACCATACGAAGATTCAATTCCGCTTCTTATGCCCCAACATCACATGGTTATACCACACTACATGGGAAGGATAGAGGAGTCGGACACTGAATGCAAGAATGACGAAGACAGCATTAAAGGGATTAGAAGAGATGATTCATTTTCTTCTGGATCATCTTTGCAGGACATTCCGTTACTTTTGCCTCAAGAGCCAGTTGATGAGGATGGTTCGAGTGGGGGGCATAAAGCAAATGGTACTAACAGTAGAAATGGTCCATTTTCTTTCCGGAAATCCAAAATAGAACCAGTTGTTGGAGATACTCCTATGAGGGGCTTTGTAGATGATCGTAATGTGCTACATCGTCCAGTGGCAAAGCGTGGTTCTAGTTCAATTGATTCAGAGTGGTGGGAAACACAAGAACGTGGTTATCAGGTCGGGTCGCCAGATGAGACTGGACAAGTCGGTCCGAGAACTTCATGCCGCTGTCAG ATTATACGAAGCGTCAGCCAGTGGTCTGCTGGAACAAGCCAAGTTGAAGAGAGTATCCATTCTGCTTACCGTTCTCTCATTGATAAAGCTGAACATTTTATCTACATTGAG AATCAGTTTTTCATATCAGGCCTTTCTGGAGATGACACAATAAAGAACCGTGTCTTAGAAGCGTTGTACAAGAGGATTTTGCGTGCCCATAACGAAAAGAAAAGTTTCagagttgttgttgttataCCTCTCCTCCCGGGGTTTCAG GGAGGTATTGATGATAGCGGTGCAGCATCAGTTAGAGCCATAATGCATTGGCAGTATCGAACCATGTACAGAGGACAAAATTCAATATTGAACAATCTTTACAAAACTGTTGGCCCAAAGGCTAATGATTATATCTCCTTCTACGGCCTTAGGGCGTATGGTAAACTTTCCGAAGATGGACCCGTCGCCACTAGTCAG GTGTATGTTCACAGTAAAATCATGATAATTGATGACCGTGCAGCACTGATTGGATCTGCCAATATCAATGACCGGAGTTTGCTTGGATCAAGAGATTCTGAG ATTGGAGTACTAATCGAAGACAAAGAGTTGGTAGATTCGCGCATGGCTGGAAAGCCATGGAAGGCTGGGAAATTTTCTTTGAGCCTTAGGCTGTCTCTGTGGTCAGAACACCTTGGACTTCGTAGTGGAGAG ATTGATCAGATAATTGATCCCGTTTCTGATTCAACCTACAAGGAGATATGGATGGCAACTGCAAAG ACAAACACGATGATATATCAGGATGTCTTCTCTTGTGTACCCAATGACCTCATCCATTCACG AATGGCGTTCAGACAAAGCATATCGTATTGGAAGGAGAAACTGGGACACACAACCATCGACTTGGGAATAGCACCGGAGAAGCTGGAGTCTTACCACAATGGAGACATCAAGAGAAGCGATCCAATGGACAGACTAAAGTCGATAAAGGGACATCTAGTCTCTTTCCCTTTAGATTTCATGTGCAAAGAAGATCTGAGACCCTTCTTCAATGAGAGTGAATACTACGCATCCGCTCAAGTCTTCCATTGA
- the LOC108858066 gene encoding F-box/kelch-repeat protein At3g16740-like, whose translation MISDLPRDVAEEVLSWLPVTSLGGVRSTCKKWNTLTKDDDFIKKHLGKNQRRKVVMLLDYKVYLMSVDLLTPPSIERIGKLVSLNHKDPAAAADRVEISSIFHCDGLLLCITKGSQLVVWNPYSGKTRWIEPRDSYNRFDTYALGYSEKNNCSLPRSHKVLRFVDFYDWSLGRGVHKFELYSFNSNSWKVVDVNPDWTLGYYQRGVSLKGNTYWFAQEKLSLVPRTDLSDLRDFLLCFDFTKERFGPRLPLPFHSFDEIVTISSVREEQLAVLYQEDGISPYTVKIWISSKIEPNAVSWNKLFLNVDMKPLTGFLFHYTCGSFFVDEEEEEVAVVLDEARDEVGRITSNIACIIGKNSHFKQVDLGGLVDPSLDLPTYPYRSPPVFVCSYVPSSVEIL comes from the coding sequence ATGATATCCGACCTTCCAAGGGATGTGGCAGAGGAGGTGCTCTCTTGGCTTCCGGTTACATCTCTGGGAGGAGTAAGATCTACTTGTAAGAAGTGGAACACTTTAACCAAAGATGACGACTTTATAAAGAAGCACCTCGGTAAGAATCAGCGGAGGAAGGTGGTGATGTTGCTGGACTATAAGGTTTATTTGATGAGCGTTGATCTCCTCACTCCACCGTCTATAGAGCGTATAGGCAAGCTCGTTAGCCTAAACCACAAGGatcctgctgctgctgctgatagAGTCGAGATATCTAGCATCTTTCACTGCGACGGTTTATTGTTATGCATCACCAAAGGCTCTCAGCTTGTTGTTTGGAACCCTTATAGTGGGAAGACAAGGTGGATCGAACCCAGAGATTCTTACAACAGATTTGACACGTACGCTCTCGGATACTCCGAGAAGAATAATTGCTCTCTTCCTCGTAGCCACAAAGTCTTGAGATTTGTGGATTTCTACGACTGGAGTTTAGGTCGCGGAGTTCATAAGTTTGAACTCTACAGTTTTAACTCTAACTCGTGGAAAGTTGTTGATGTCAACCCTGACTGGACTCTAGGGTATTATCAACGTGGCGTGTCTCTAAAGGGAAACACTTACTGGTTTGCTCAAGAGAAGCTTTCATTAGTTCCAAGAACAGATTTATCAGATCTCCGTGATTTCTTACtctgttttgattttacaaAAGAGAGGTTTGGGCCGCGTCTGCCTCTGCCTTTTCACTCCTTTGACGAGATAGTGACCATCTCTAGTGTTAGAGAAGAGCAGCTTGCTGTGCTATATCAGGAAGATGGTATTTCTCCATACACGGTCAAGATTTGGATTAGTAGCAAGATCGAACCTAATGCAGTGTCGTGGAACAAGCTGTTCCTAAATGTTGATATGAAACCACTCACTGGTTTTCTGTTTCATTATACCTGTGGGAGTTTCTTCGttgacgaggaggaggaggaggtggcaGTGGTTCTTGATGAAGCCAGAGATGAGGTTGGCCGCATTACTAGCAACATTGCTTGCATCATTGGTAAAAATAGTCACTTCAAACAAGTGGATCTCGGAGGACTCGTAGATCCTTCTCTTGACCTCCCCACGTACCCATATCGTAGCCCACCTGTGTTTGTGTGCTCTTATGTTCCTAGTAGTGTGGAAATCCTGTAA
- the LOC108856493 gene encoding pumilio homolog 24 → MSSKGLKPTKRKDNESSEKPDAKKPKLPPNTIQNQKPKAFGNNNDKGVNLSKKERRVQAKELTEARKKRRKPHYTLEQELATLWEKMRRRDIGKEDRLKLISEALLKMKGKMHEIAVSHVSSRVLQTCLKYCSQAEKEVVYKELHPHFLSLSSNTYSVHVLKKMLDGASKQQLSACISSLRGHVAALLRHMVGSVVVEHAYHLGNAAQKQELLGELYSTELQLFKDLNSTSEKRVVDIIAKLGLQKGFVNRHMTAIIQPILEKGIVDHTITHKLLIEYMTIADKTSAAFVIQQLSGPLLIRMVHTRDGSRLAMLCIKHGSAKERKKIIKAMKTDDNISHVGSIASDQYGSMVLACIFSLVDDTKLITKIIVRELEANLKNLVMGKNGRRPLLQLLHPNSSRYFSHDDLASLDLSVPSLCLMDKSEAKDSDDKESAEEAKDEQEDTVTEQSGLEEIVAVAGSKKDPLVRRQELLVKSGLAERLIDVCVENAEEFLKSNLAKEVMYEVAVGGCDGILLPTLSEKLGELYEAIASVAAEPKPEESEKGSQHILEDFHSNRTIRRLVLDSPTFASILFNKALSGKCRSWAQGHCSKILAAFLETQDLQVREMAKGELQVLVNEGALKIPETKKP, encoded by the exons ATGTCTTCCAAGGGACTGAAACCGACCAAGAGGAAAGATAACGAAAGCTCCGAGAAACCAGATGCTAAGAAGCCGAAGCTACCCCCGAATACGATTCAGAACCAAAAGCCGAAAGCTTTTGGAAACAACAACGACAAGGGTGTTAACCTGTCCAAGAAGGAGCGTCGTGTACAAGCTAAG GAGCTGACAGAAgcaaggaagaagaggaggaagcctCACTACACTCTCGAGCAA GAGCTTGCAACTCTGTGGGAGAAGATGAGGCGTCGTGATATTGGCAAGGAGGACCGTTTAAA GCTGATATCGGAAGCTTTACTGAAGATGAAGGGGAAAATGCACGAGATTGCTGTCTCTCATGTGTCTTCCCGTGTTCTCCAG ACTTGTTTGAAGTATTGCTCACAAGCCGAGAAGGAAGTTGTATACAAGGAACTTCATCCCCACTTTCTGAGCCTGTCTTCTAATACATACTCTGTTCACGTGTTGAAGAAGATGCTTGATGGAG CATCTAAGCAGCAGCTTTCAGCTTGTATATCCAGCCTCCGGGGACACGTGGCCGCTCTCCTCCGTCACATGGTCGGATCTGTTG TTGTGGAGCATGCGTACCATCTGGGGAATGCAGCACAAAAACAAGAACTCCTTGGAGAGTTGTACTCAACAGAGCTTCAGTTATTCAAAGACTTGAACTCAACTTCCGAGAAAAG GGTGGTGGACATCATAGCTAAGCTAGGACTACAAAAAGGATTCGTTAATCGACACATGACTGCCATTATCCAACCAATTCTCGAGAAGGGAATTGTCGACCACACCATCACACACAAGTTGCTGATTGAGTACATGACTATAGCTGATAAg aCTTCGGCTGCATTTGTGATTCAGCAACTGTCAGGTCCGCTTCTTATACGTATGGTTCACACCCGTGATGGTTCTAGGCTTGCTATGCTTTGTATCAAACATGGAAGTGCTAAG GAGAGAAAGAAGATTATCAAAGCAATGAAAACCGATGATAATATAAGCCATGTTGGAAGTATTGCTTCTGATCAGTATGGAAGTATG GTGCTTGCATGTATTTTTTCTTTAGTTGATGACACAAAGCTAATAACCAAG ATTATTGTTCGTGAGCTGGAGGCCAACTTGAAGAATCTTGTTATGGGAAAG AATGGAAGGAGACCACTATTGCAGTTACTCCATCCAAACTCTTCACGGTATTTCAGTCATGATGATTTGGCCTCTCTTGATCTGTCTGTTCCATCACTGTGCTTAATG GATAAGTCTGAAGCAAAGGACTCAGATGACAAAGAATCTGCTGAGGAGGCGAAAGATGAGCAGGAAGATACTGTAACCGAACAGAGCGGTCTTGAAGAAATTGTCGCAGTTGCAGGCAGTAAAAAAGATCCCCTTGTTAGAAGGCAGGAGTTGTTAGTCAAGAGTGGCCTTGCTGAG AGGCTTATTGATGTCTGTGTGGAGAACGCTGAGGAGTTCCTGAAGTCTAACTTGGCCAAAGAGGTCATGTATGAG GTTGCAGTGGGAGGCTGTGATGGTATTCTTTTGCCAACTCTGAGCGAGAAGCTGGGTGAGCTTTACGAAGCCATTGCCTCTGTAGCAGCAGAGCCGAAACCCGAAGAATCAGAGAAGGGTTCACAGCACATCCTGGAAGACTTTCACTCAAACCGAACAATAAGAAGGCTGGTCTTGGACAGCCCTACTTTTGCTTCCATTCTTTTTAACAAGGCCTTGTCTGGAAAATGTCGGTCATGGGCTCAAGGACACTG TTCAAAGATATTAGCTGCTTTCTTAgagactcaagatcttcaagttcgTGAGATGGCTAAGGGAGAGCTGCAAGTGTTGGTGAACGAAGGTGCGTTGAAGATCCCAGAAACCAAGAAACCCTAA